In Euzebyales bacterium, the following are encoded in one genomic region:
- the pknB gene encoding Stk1 family PASTA domain-containing Ser/Thr kinase produces the protein MSDETRPLSGVPTLLAGRYRLLGSVGRGGMADVQRAFDEQLDREVAVKILHARYADDPNFLLRFRREAQSAASLNHPNIVSVYDAGETDGRPFIVMELVRGRSLRDLTRSERITAGRATEIVGDAALALDYAHEHGLIHRDIKPGNIMVSTDGEVKVTDFGIARAVNAETITETAAVFGTAAYVSPEQAQGDTVDRRTDVYSLGCVLYELLTGRQPFHADSPVALAYQHVSTMPEPPSELSDESTPELDAITLKAMAKDPDDRYQTAREFNADLERARAGVPIVAPLIGALAATQAADRWNEQTVVSSAAGAPTVEEDDYYRDEPYEEEPRRRAGWWIAAVLLLLALLIGGWWLFTNLTAEQVDTAELPDVVGMQQDEAVEVLGDQGFMDVTIETVEQSGPEEGEVVAQDPTPGGEPLPVDTAVTLTVNTGAPPVEVPDVSGLPLRRARQALNDVNLRVGEQTRRTSDDVPEGQVIETRPAAGTEVPEDTEVDLVISSGSDEAEVPDVANLPQDEAVQRLNSACEPQPCFEAVITEQFDETVGQGRVIRQVPAAGTRVPKGLEVTLIVSLGPEQVEPPPPPEPTTTEVPDVVGQDIADATQALIDAGLQLDEPVEEFSDTIPQGQVIESDPPAGEVVEEQTLVKLTVSVGPDPAATQNDGNNGSGNDGGGSGSGNEGNGGGP, from the coding sequence ATGTCAGACGAGACTCGGCCGCTCAGCGGTGTGCCCACCCTGCTCGCCGGCCGCTACCGCCTCCTCGGGAGCGTCGGCCGCGGCGGGATGGCCGACGTCCAGCGCGCCTTCGACGAGCAGCTCGACCGCGAGGTGGCGGTCAAGATCCTGCACGCGCGCTACGCCGACGACCCCAACTTCCTGCTGCGGTTCCGCCGCGAGGCACAGTCGGCCGCCAGCCTCAACCACCCCAACATCGTCAGCGTGTACGACGCCGGCGAGACCGACGGTCGCCCGTTCATCGTCATGGAGCTGGTGCGCGGACGCAGCCTGCGCGACCTGACGCGCTCGGAGCGCATCACCGCGGGACGCGCCACCGAGATCGTCGGCGACGCGGCGCTGGCGCTGGACTACGCCCACGAGCACGGCCTGATCCACCGCGACATCAAGCCGGGCAACATCATGGTGTCGACCGACGGCGAGGTGAAGGTCACCGACTTCGGCATCGCCCGGGCTGTGAACGCCGAGACCATCACCGAGACCGCCGCGGTGTTCGGCACCGCCGCGTATGTGTCGCCGGAACAGGCGCAGGGCGACACCGTCGATCGCCGGACGGACGTCTACTCGCTCGGGTGCGTGCTCTACGAACTGCTCACCGGTCGGCAGCCATTCCACGCCGACTCTCCGGTCGCGTTGGCCTACCAGCACGTGTCGACCATGCCCGAGCCACCGTCCGAGCTGTCGGACGAATCGACGCCCGAGCTCGACGCGATCACGCTCAAGGCGATGGCCAAGGACCCCGATGACCGGTACCAGACGGCGCGGGAGTTCAACGCCGACCTCGAACGCGCCCGTGCCGGCGTGCCGATCGTTGCCCCGTTGATCGGTGCATTGGCGGCGACGCAGGCGGCGGACCGGTGGAACGAGCAGACGGTCGTGTCGTCCGCCGCCGGCGCACCGACGGTCGAGGAGGACGATTACTACCGCGACGAGCCGTACGAGGAGGAGCCGCGGCGCCGCGCGGGGTGGTGGATCGCGGCCGTCCTCCTGCTGCTCGCGCTGCTGATCGGCGGCTGGTGGCTGTTCACGAATCTGACCGCCGAGCAGGTGGACACCGCGGAACTGCCTGACGTGGTCGGCATGCAGCAGGACGAGGCTGTCGAGGTCCTCGGCGACCAGGGGTTCATGGACGTGACGATCGAGACCGTCGAGCAGTCGGGTCCCGAGGAAGGCGAGGTCGTCGCGCAGGATCCCACGCCCGGAGGCGAGCCGCTGCCCGTCGACACCGCGGTCACGCTGACCGTGAACACGGGCGCCCCGCCCGTCGAGGTTCCGGACGTGTCCGGGCTGCCGCTGCGACGTGCCCGGCAGGCGCTGAACGACGTCAACCTGCGGGTCGGTGAACAGACCCGGCGGACCAGCGACGACGTGCCGGAGGGCCAGGTCATCGAGACCCGACCCGCCGCCGGCACCGAGGTGCCCGAGGACACCGAGGTCGACCTGGTGATCTCGAGCGGATCCGATGAAGCCGAGGTGCCCGATGTCGCGAACCTGCCGCAGGATGAAGCGGTCCAGCGGCTGAACTCCGCATGCGAACCGCAGCCCTGCTTCGAGGCCGTGATCACCGAGCAGTTCGACGAAACCGTTGGCCAGGGCCGCGTCATCCGTCAGGTGCCGGCGGCCGGCACCCGTGTGCCCAAGGGGTTGGAGGTCACGTTGATCGTGTCGCTGGGCCCCGAACAGGTCGAGCCGCCGCCACCGCCCGAGCCGACGACGACGGAGGTCCCCGACGTGGTGGGCCAGGACATCGCCGATGCGACCCAGGCGTTGATCGACGCGGGCCTGCAACTCGACGAGCCCGTTGAGGAGTTCAGTGACACCATCCCGCAGGGTCAGGTCATCGAGAGCGACCCGCCAGCCGGTGAGGTGGTCGAGGAGCAGACGCTGGTCAAGCTGACCGTGTCGGTCGGTCCCGACCCGGCGGCGACCCAGAACGACGGCAACAACGGGTCGGGCAACGACGGCGGCGGCAGCGGGTCCGGCAACGAGGGCAACGGCGGTGGGCCCTGA
- a CDS encoding FAD-dependent oxidoreductase — protein sequence MADVDVLVIGAGLAGLTAARSLTAAGRTVVVLDKSTGPGGRLATRRIDGATLDHGAQFFTVRSDEFADLARRWQRSGAPIERWSDGFAQASDIRDGPSGVTETGGDGHARYVLRGGMNALAKALARDDLTVLTDARATAAWVRDGRWRVAVAGAGGPDVHDGAALVCTPPVPQGLALLARGGTVLPTSLAAALEAVSYDPCLALLAVLDTDPGLPAPGGVQFADGPVRWLADNARKPVSDRPAVTVHASAPWSTAWYDRAEADVAATLRGWLAPWLGDATVVAAQVKRWRYAQPRDLVDHRTLHGAVDGAAVGFAGDAFGHARIEGAARSGLAAAQALLAR from the coding sequence TTGGCTGACGTCGACGTCCTGGTCATCGGTGCCGGGCTCGCCGGGCTCACGGCCGCGCGGTCGCTGACCGCCGCGGGTCGCACCGTCGTCGTCCTCGACAAGAGCACCGGGCCCGGCGGGCGGCTGGCCACGCGCCGCATCGACGGCGCGACCCTCGACCACGGTGCGCAGTTCTTCACCGTGCGAAGCGACGAGTTCGCCGACCTCGCGCGGCGTTGGCAGCGCTCCGGCGCCCCCATCGAGCGGTGGAGCGACGGCTTCGCCCAGGCGTCCGACATCCGTGACGGACCGTCGGGCGTGACGGAGACCGGCGGGGACGGCCACGCGCGCTACGTCCTGCGCGGCGGGATGAACGCGCTCGCCAAGGCGCTGGCCCGCGACGATCTCACGGTCCTCACCGATGCGCGGGCGACGGCGGCGTGGGTGCGCGACGGGCGATGGCGTGTGGCCGTCGCCGGTGCGGGTGGTCCCGATGTGCACGACGGAGCGGCGCTGGTGTGCACCCCCCCGGTGCCACAGGGCCTGGCGTTGCTGGCCCGCGGTGGCACGGTGCTGCCCACGTCGTTGGCGGCGGCACTCGAAGCGGTCAGCTACGACCCGTGCCTGGCGTTGCTCGCGGTCCTGGACACCGATCCGGGTCTGCCCGCGCCGGGCGGGGTGCAGTTCGCGGACGGGCCGGTGCGTTGGCTTGCCGACAATGCCCGCAAGCCCGTATCGGACCGTCCCGCGGTCACGGTGCACGCGTCCGCACCGTGGAGCACAGCGTGGTACGACCGCGCCGAGGCCGACGTCGCGGCGACACTGCGCGGCTGGCTGGCGCCCTGGTTGGGGGACGCGACCGTGGTCGCCGCCCAGGTCAAGCGCTGGCGGTACGCCCAGCCCCGCGACCTCGTCGACCATCGAACCCTGCACGGTGCCGTCGACGGCGCCGCGGTGGGGTTCGCCGGCGACGCGTTCGGACACGCGCGGATCGAGGGCGCGGCGCGCAGCGGGCTCGCCGCCGCGCAGGCGTTGCTCGCCCGATGA
- a CDS encoding aminodeoxychorismate/anthranilate synthase component II, producing the protein MTGPRLFVIDNYDSFTYNLVQEFGELGAQVEVARNDAFVLDDVASAAPEGIVVSPGPGTPLDAGLSNDVIAAFGDRIPILGVCLGHQCIAHVHGGRVVRAPELLHGKTSQIHHAGAGVFADLPSPFVATRYHSLIVADDDLPDVLEVTARTQDGLIMGLRHRTHPIEGVQFHPESILTTAGMDLLRTFVRRTAPLPVG; encoded by the coding sequence ATGACCGGCCCACGGCTCTTCGTCATCGACAACTACGACAGCTTCACCTACAACCTCGTCCAGGAGTTCGGTGAGCTGGGGGCGCAGGTCGAGGTCGCGCGCAACGACGCCTTCGTGCTGGACGACGTCGCGTCGGCGGCGCCGGAGGGCATCGTTGTCTCGCCCGGCCCCGGCACGCCGCTCGATGCGGGCCTGTCCAACGACGTCATCGCCGCGTTCGGTGACCGGATACCCATCCTGGGTGTGTGCCTGGGGCACCAGTGCATCGCGCACGTCCACGGCGGACGTGTCGTGCGCGCGCCGGAACTGCTGCACGGCAAGACGTCTCAGATCCACCACGCCGGCGCCGGCGTCTTCGCCGATCTGCCCAGCCCGTTCGTGGCCACCAGGTACCACTCCCTGATCGTCGCGGACGACGACCTTCCGGACGTGCTGGAGGTCACCGCACGCACGCAGGACGGGCTGATCATGGGGCTGCGTCATCGCACCCATCCGATCGAGGGCGTCCAGTTCCATCCCGAGTCGATCCTGACCACCGCCGGCATGGATCTGCTGCGCACGTTCGTACGCCGCACCGCCCCGCTTCCGGTTGGCTGA